One genomic window of Pagrus major chromosome 22, Pma_NU_1.0 includes the following:
- the LOC141018202 gene encoding E3 SUMO-protein ligase ZBED1-like codes for MCRPYGVHGLSFFGDQTFDVRIVARMLPRGYQPKQGGAACTNMASGSEEGGPPRPDIEDAPSSFKSGVWDHFGFRVTYDDAGKKSVDRTATICKHCRMHVPYADGNTSNMASHLRRYHPSVLVEGRRGAPAKKPFTISAAFKQPLAADTAKAKSISKAIGLFIAKDMQPYSVMEGEGFRNMVKVLEPRYVIPTRRYFGTNVIPNLYEDTRQDIVKELSEACQVALTTDGWTSRSTESYLTVTAHHITPQWELRSCVLQTRPIYESHTSEFLSQKLREVVEEWKLERGSGSIPVTTDNAKNIVNAVGLTEGLGPQISCFAHTVNLAAKSAISNAQIARLLARVRKVVTFFHRSTTAAFVLKTKQDLLTLPDHKLIHDVQTRWNSTYDMLERYVEQQAAIYSAVTDKDMKKKNKDIILLNDGETKLAEGLIEVLKPLKNVTTLMSTETSPSVSMIMPLQRMVLKAMAQQSADDSSAIKDAKAAISKDIQSRYSDPSLQDYLHRATALDPRFKSLPHLDEACVDKIWGDLTIELVNLEKQAQQAIEAQASTSSSGAESGPPETSPPSKKSAMATVFADFFTTEATTSAKPLSDVINEEVTSYKQAGCISVDEDPLAWWRSNAHKYPHVAKLAQRDLAVPGTSVPSERVFSIAGDIVTASRSRLLPENVDKLIFLQKNMRIK; via the exons ATGTGTAGACCGTACGGTGTCCACGGTTTAAGTTTTTTTGGTGACCAGACGTTCGACGTGCGCATTGTAGCCCGTATGTTACCACGTGGTTATCAACCAAAGCAAGGAGGAGCGGCGTGTACAAACATGGCAAGTGGAAGTGAGGAAGGCGGGCCGCCTAGGCCGGACATAGAGGATGCACCATCGTCATTTAAGTCAGGTGTGTGGGACCATTTCGGATTCCGCGTCACTTATGATGATGCTGGCAAAAAAAGCGTGGATCGAACGGCCACGATATGCAAGCATTGCAGAATGCATGTTCCGTACGCTGATGGAAACACTTCGAACATGGCCAGCCATTTGCGCAGATATCACCCAAGTGTGTtagtggaggggaggagaggagcgcCTGCCAAAAAGCCCTTTACCATCAGCGCGGCATTTAAACAACCTCTGGCTGCGGACACCGCCAAGGCCAAATCAATTTCAAAAGCCATTGGTTTATTCATTGCGAAGGACATGCAGCCCTATAGCGTGATGGAAGGTGAAGGCTTCAGAAACATGGTGAAGGTGTTGGAGCCGCGATATGTCATACCCACTCGGAGATACTTTGGCACGAATGTCATTCCAAACTTATATGAAGACACAAGACAGGACATAGTTAAAGAGCTATCGGAGGCATGCCAGGTAGCGCTGACGACGGATGGATGGACTTCCAGGTCCACGGAAAGTTACCTGACAGTGACAGCCCATCACATTACGCCCCAGTGGGAGTTAAGAAGCTGCGTGTTACAAACGCGCCCGATATACGAGAGCCATACCAGCGAATTTCTGTCCCAAAAGCTGagagaggtggtggaggagtgGAAGTTGGAGAGGGGCAGCGGCAGTATTCCTGTTACAACGGACAATGCCAAAAACATTGTGAATGCCGTAGGTTTGACGGAGGGACTTGGGCCACAGATTTCCTGCTTTGCGCACACCGTCAACCTGGCAGCCAAAAGCGCAATATCCAATGCCCAAATCGCACGACTGTTGGCGAGAGTCAGAAAGGTGGTTACTTTTTTCCACCGTAGCACTACTGCCGCATTCGTCTTGAAAACGAAACAGGACTTGCTGACATTGCCAGATCACAAGTTAATTCACGACGTGCAAACTCGCTGGAACTCGACATACGACATGTTGGAGCGCTATGTGGAGCAACAGGCGGCCATATATTCCGCCGtgactgacaaagacatgaaaaaaaaaaacaaggacattATCCTGTTGAATGACGGTGAGACAAAGCTGGCAGAAGGCCTCATAGAAGTGCTTAAACCGCTGAAGAATGTCACCACCCTCATGAGTACAGAAACATCCCCCTCCGTCTCAATGATCATGCCACTGCAGCGCATGGTGCTGAAAGCAATGGCACAACAAAGTGCAGATGACAGTTCTGCCATCAAAGACGCCAAGGCAGCCATCAGCAAGGATATCCAAAGCAGATACAGTGATCCTAGCCTTCAGGACTATCTACACAGAGCCACAGCACTAGACCCAAGGTTCAAGTCCCTGCCTCATCTAGATGAAGCCTGTGTTGACAAAATCTGGGGTGACCTCACAATAGAACTTGTGAACCTCGAAAAGCAG GCTCAACAAGCCATTGAGGCCCAGGCAAGCACTTCATCCTCAGGAGCAGAATCCGGCCCGCCAGAGacctctcctccctccaaaAAATCGGCCATGGCAACAGTTTTTGCAGACTTTTTTACAACAGAGGCAACAACAAGTGCAAAACCTTTGTCAGATGTCATAAATGAAGAGGTCACATCCTACAAGCAAGCTGGCTGCATCTCTGTAGATGAAGATCCCCTCGCATGGTGGAGGAGCAATGCACACAAGTATCCCCATGTGGCGAAGTTGGCACAACGTGACCTGGCTGTCCCAGGCACATCTGTGCCAAGTGAGCGGGTTTTTTCTATAGCAGGGGACATTGTCACGGCAAGTAGGTCTCGTCTCTTGCCAGAAAATGTAGACAAACTGATTTTCTTGCAAAAAAATATGAGAATTAAGTGA
- the LOC141018405 gene encoding uncharacterized protein — protein sequence MERRKAKCWLHHQSYPPQAGDITPQEVQLFQQAALAFLVRAVEYGISKLPLKEALLKHAKFVDVQQRAECGVEDALYFVDRFQELLPFHGPQEQDKVSEEFLEYQLMDIPMPQDPTTFNVEEFWRSMSSTKSKVTGLSQFGRLSKIAALVLVLPHSNADAERVFSMVGLNKTKTRNSLALDETLSSIMTVKMAGLEPQCFKWEPPTPVLKASKPATNTYNKQH from the exons ATGGAGAG GAGAAAAGCTAAATGTTGGCTTCACCACCAGAGCTACCCTCCACAGGCTGGAGACATCACACCTCAGGAGGTGCAGCTATTCCAGCAGGCAGCACTGGCGTTTCTGGTCAGGGCTGTGGAGTATGGAATCAGCAAACTCCCCCTGAAGGAGGCCCTTCTGAAGCATGCTAAATTCGTTGACGTGCAGCAGAGGGCTGAGTGTGGGGTGGAAGATGCCCTATACTTCGTAGACAG ATTTCAGGAACTACTTCCTTTCCATGGGCCACAGGAACAGGACAAGGTGAGTGAGGAGTTCCTGGAGTATCAGCTCATGGATATCCCCATGCCCCAAGATCCCACCACCTTTAATGTTGAGGAGTTTTGGCGGAGTATGTCCTCAACCAAGAGCAAG GTGACCGGATTGAGCCAGTTTGGGAGGCTTTCTAAGATAGCTGCATTAGTGTTAGTGCTCCCTCATTCGAATGCAGACGCTGAGAGGGTTTTCTCCATGGTCGGACTGAACAAGACCAAAACCAGGAACAGCTTGGCACTAGATGAAACTCTGTCATCCATCATGACAGTTAAAATGGCTGGCCTGGAACCACAGTGTTTCAAGTGGGAGCCACCAACCCCTGTGCTGAAGGCCTCAAAACCTGCCACCAACACCTACAATAAACAACACTAA